The following are encoded in a window of Pan troglodytes isolate AG18354 chromosome 4, NHGRI_mPanTro3-v2.0_pri, whole genome shotgun sequence genomic DNA:
- the FABP6 gene encoding gastrotropin — translation MAFTGKFEMESEKNYDEFMKLLGISSDVIEKARNFKIVTEVQQDGQDFTWSQHYSGGHTMTNKFTVGKESNIQTMGGKTFKATVQMEGGKLVVNFPNYHQTSEIVGDKLVEVSTIGGVTYERVSKRLA, via the exons ATGGCTTTCACCGGCAAGTTCGAGATGGAGAGTGAGAAGAATTATGATGAGTTCATGAAGCTCCTTG GGATCTCCAGCGATGTAATCGAAAAGGCCCGCAACTTCAAGATCGTCACGGAGGTGCAGCAGGATGGGCAGGACTTCACTTGGTCCCAGCACTACTCCGGGGGCCACACCATGACCAACAAGTTCACTGTTGGCAAGGAAAGCAACATACAGACAATGGGGGGCAAGACGTTCAAG GCCACCGTGCAGATGGAGGGCGGGAAGCTGGTGGTGAATTTCCCCAACTATCACCAGACCTCAGAGATCGTGGGTGACAAGCTGGTGGAG GTCTCCACCATCGGAGGCGTGACCTATGAGCGCGTGAGCAAGAGACTGGCCTAA